Within the Amyelois transitella isolate CPQ chromosome 3, ilAmyTran1.1, whole genome shotgun sequence genome, the region AGCCGCAGCATTCTGGATGACCAGGGTTTCTTCTTTAGACTGTGGGGAGCccattatttttgtgaaattttttattcacgtGTACACTAGCGTTTAGTCCGAAACAAAGATAGAACTGGTACTTTTCCATTGTCCTTATTAACGATTACACGAGTAACGTCTCAAATTCGCGGCGCGGTGGAAGATTCCATAGGCAGGGTCGCCATATAAGGGTGTGACGTAGTCAGGTAAATGAAACGAGTGAATGCTCGAATAATACTACTATATTTGAAGGAATAACACAATTATATAGGTGGTACAAAGATTAACATAATAGAagattaaataggtacttagtcTAACCTcacaatgtatgtatgtatgttgttattACAAGGATAGAATATTAGACAGATTTTGCCAGATACCTATTGCTTGTACAgtgaaagtttgtctgttatgcttaaactttatgcacatTAAATGTGCAACAGATGGACTAAGGCAATATGACTTATGTTACAAACATCTAGATTGATTTTGTATGGTTAATTATACCATAATCCTTGAAGTCTATAGTCGCGATGATAAAGTAAAACTGTATGATTTATCTGTTATGTATTGTATTAGTATActgtatattgtattttatgaaattcgaCATAGAGGTGGTTTAAGAGTGTCAGGTTAGTTGGGTGAGGTAAGACATTATCTGGTTCGCGGCAGGTTCTACCTGGAGGAGCTGGCGTCGTGGGTgagcgcgggcggcggcgcgggcgcgcgGCGCTGGAAGGAGCTGCTGCACGTGCTGCCCGCGCCGCTGGCGCTGGCGGCGCGGCCGCGCGCCTGGCGCCGCCTGTTCGCGCGCGGCAGCGTGGCGCGGGCGCTGGCGCGCGTGCGCGTGGTGGGCTACGACGAGCGCGTGGACGTGTACGGCGCGCTCGACGCCACCGCCGTCTCCTCCGGCTTCTGCCTCGGCTCCGCCAACTGGGTGCTGCGCTCGGCGCACGAGAAGGTCACTCTCTCATTTATCATTTTACTCTTATTAACACACCTAACACTGAAAATTATGTTTGGTAGGTAATCATTTATGTAAGATGCTTAGAGCAGgcaattttagttattttttaaacaatatttgagTGTATGCTAAGCGAGTTCGGCTTCGACAGGTGGCGTACGTGAGCGGGTCGAGCACGCTGACGACGCACCCGCGCCCCATCAACCAGGCGGCGCTCAAGGGAGCAGACCTCCTGATCCTGGCCGCCCTCACACAGACGCCCGCACACAACCCCGACCACATGCTGGGCGACCTGTGCGTGCACTGTACAGGTGGGTACCGCACCGACCTCTGCTGAAGCTCCGAGTCGGCCGCGACGGCGATGTAGACCGCGCTGTGACTGTTGCAGTGACGCTGCGCGCGGGCGGCTGCGTGCTGTGCCCGGTGTACCCGAGCGGCGTGCTGTACGACCTGCTGGAGTGCCTGTCGGGGCACTTGGACGGCGCCGGGCTGGCGCACGTGCCGCTGTACGTGGTGTCGCCCGTGGCGGACTCCTCGCTCGCCTACAGCAACATCCTGGCCGAGTGAGATATGCCTGCTGAGATCGTCTCTCGACTAGACTCTTGTGTTCTGCGCTGAGTAACAATAACGAACGTCGTGGTCTCAGGTGGGTGTCGGCGGGCAAGCAGGCGCGCGTGTACCTGCCGGAGGAGCCGTTCCCGCACGCCGCGCTGGCGCGCGCCGGCCGCCTCAAGCACGCCCGCGAGCTGCACGACGACGCCTTCAGCGCCGACTTCCGGCAGCCGTGCGTGGTGTTCTGCGGGCACCCGAGCCTGAGGTTCGGCGCGGCCGTGCACCTCGTGGAGCTGTGGGCCTCCAATCCCGCGCACGCCATCATCTTCACAGGTCGGTTCTGTCTGCATTTCTAGCGTAATATTTAGTACACAGcaagaagtaaataaataaatcagaggcttaattataaaatgagcACCTTTCGGCACGTTAAGAATGTTTTCAAAAACGAGAATCTATAAGACTTATTACAACACCCTTGGACGGAATTTTCTTTTCcaaaatttgcaaataaaacgTTACAGAGCCGGACTTCCCGTACACGGAGGCGCTGGCGCCGTTCCAGCCGCTGAGCATGAAGGCGTTCCACTGCCCCATCGACACCTCGCTCAACTACTCGCAGGCCAACAAGCTGGTGCGCGAGCTGCGGCCGCGCGCGCTGGCGCTGCCCGAGCAGtacgcgcccgcgccgcccggCGTGGCGCGGCCCGCGCTCAGCGTCGACGTGCCCACGGTATGTCTCGCTACACTGCCCGGCCCTACGCCGCACCCGCACTGTGCACTGTACTGCACCCGTACCCGCAGGTGGTGctgcggcgcggcgcggcgcgctCGGTGGGCccgcggcggcgcgcggcgcTGGGCACGCTGGCGGCGGCGctggcggcgcgcgcggcgccGGCCGACGTGCGGCCCGGCCTGCGCCTGGCGCCGCTGGCCGCCGCGCTCTGCAACCGCGACAACCGCCTCGAGCTGCAGCCGCCGCCGCACAGGTAACTATACCTATGTCTCTGCCGACTCATGGAGATGACGCGGGCGCGGTCTAGTTTTCAATGCGAGCATCTTCCGCAGCACGCCGCCGACGCTGCACTGGGGCGCGCTGGACGTGGACGCGCTGGTGCGCGCGCTGGCGCGGGAGGGCATCACGGAGGTGCGCGTGGAGCGCGGCggggcgggcgcgggcgcggggggcgcggcgggcgcggaGGGCGGCGCGGGGGCGGGCGGCGCGGACGCGTGCATCGTGCACCTGCCGCGGCACGACACGCTGGTGCACGTGGAGCGGCACGCCACGCACGTGTTCTGCGAGGGCCGCGGCGACGTGCGCCAGGCGCTGCGCCGCGCCATCACCGCCTGCCTGCAGCACGTCTGATCCCGGCCCGCTCTCGTCTACCGCTAACTTGTTGTGTGCGATatcattcatatattttatattccttcTCACTCTATCATCGAAGAGAAAGAAAACATATGCTTTGTACACTTCCGTAAATAAACCCACTAATTTGATAAAGAAATGTGACTCGAGAAtcaattttgtattatttataagatatAAAGCCTAAGAACATGAAACATTCTTTTAATTCTCCTAATAATTCTGATTAAGGCGTATTATAAGTATTAACGTTTCAATACGTGCTCTAACCtcattatgtaatttattgatGTATAGGACGTAGTATAGGatcaaataacaaacaaattccacataaataaactataattaaaatttcttcaaTAGTAATATACACCACATAAacgttttatacaattattaagtaaacaCTACGTAATACGTATCGACAAATATCATGGAAAATTCTGACCTTCCGCGGCACTCGCACTTCCGAGCTGCTTTCATTGAATTTGGTTCGCTTTTTTTAACTGACTTTAACGAGAACAATTTCATTGGACATGACAAGTAAGTTTTACTGTTATTCACTAATTCATTTAACATTAGAATGTTTGCTTTTCATTCTATTTGATATCCAACAAGACAACTAGTTCTTCGCCAGTATCAGTCACGAAATATTATAACAGATTCTCTAGAAAAAACCATGGATGGAGCCGCCTCATTCACAAACGTAACTACTGGAAGCCTAGAAGATATTTTCAGTAGATAGATGATAATGCATTTTACTATTTTCTGGAgaaaatttattgcaaaacTTTTGCATAATATGTTTGGCTTGATAGCAATAAGATCCTATGATTTCATGCTcaataatgaaatgaatgagGGCTCTGCCTGCACTCTTCCTCCATGACATCTCCGACTGCGCGCAGCCGCGACCAACTTGAGGTGATACACAGACACATAACATCTATATTCTAACAGCTTGTGGTTATAAATTCGCTTTCATTTTACACAGATAAAATGATACCTACACGTTACAACAATTCaacaacttaaaataaatgtttttagtaAACTCAAATATTAAAGACGGTCTAGTACAATATGCTCAGTAAGTTTACTTGTTTCAATAGTCAAAAGCTGGGTTAACAGGTGAAACTAGAAAGCTATCTCATGACCCAAGCTAAATAACTACAGTATGTAATCACAggcaaaatgttattttagcTTATTCAATTTTCACATCGCATCAGGCTGGTGAGCTAGTTTTTACTTAGTGAAAAATTGGCGTGCATAAACCGTTCGACATAGCATTAAAGTCGAATAatgtaagataaaaaaatattttagtcaaACGATTTATATTCTACACTGATAATCGTCGGTCAGTAGAGTAGAGCGGAGAGCTAGTGAGAGGATATGTGGGATCGGGGCCGCCTACGCGTTGAGGTCGATGTCGGCGAAGATGTCGCCGCACGTGGCCACGCTGAGCGCGTAGTGCGTGTTGAGCTGCAGCAGCAGCTCGCGCTCGTCCAGCATCTCCAGCGCCTCGGCGCGCGCGCGGTCGTCCTCGGGCAGCGCGCGCCACACGGCCTGCATGTCCCAGCTGCGCGCCGCCGCGAAGCCCAGCGCGCGCAGCCGCGCCGCCGTGGCCGCCGGCGGCCCGCAGCCGCGCCAGCCCGCCAGCGAGCAGCCGCGCGCGCTCAGGTTGCGCACCATCACCTCGCCGAACTTGTCGCCCAGGTTGCACTGCTCGTACACGACGAGCGCGCAGCGCGGGAACTCGGCCGCGAAGTGCCGCAGCAGCGCGTCGGCCGCGTCGGGCCGCAGGTACACGAGCACGCACTCGGCCAGCAGCAGCGTGGGCGCGTCGCGCGAGCAGCTCGCGGCCGCCAGCTTGCGACGCACTTCGCCGAGGCAGCGCAGGTCGCAGCCCACCAGGTGATAGCCGTCCGAGTGCAGGTCGCCCTCGTGGATCACCACCTCGCTGTCTGACACACATTCAAACATAAAACCTCTTATTAACATTATCATACATCAACATACTTATAACCCATTATactcatggatgttgtaaaggAATGAATAATTGACTtctcactttttgaatctcaattccatcataaagccatacagcaaATATGGCCTTTgccttttcaagaatgttacctgcaagggatattaatgtatttaatatttaccttCGTTAGCAATCTTCTGCATCAgctgtttatttcttttaattatatgtgaCTTCTTTGCTGTGACAGCTGGGAAATCCAATTCTATAAAGTTGCCCACAGCCTGTGTGGTGTCTTTTAACCTCCAGAACAGAGTGTCGAAACCACAGCCCAAGTTTATGATCTGGCATTTTGTGCCACAGCGCTGCAGCAAATTTTATTAGGTATCAAGAGTTGCAACAAGACcaatattagtatggaaaACATTCATATTAGCTACACTACACTTATGCCTGACGCTTTGCTACAAACAACTTtgtgccaaaataaaaattgattggTCCAGTATTTTTAGCTTTATATTGTTGCAAACATGATACAAATCATGAGGATGGATACATGTTGTCTCCATTCTTTATATAGTTGCTTTCTAAGAGTTCACAtgtagtaaattaaataaactaatcTTAACTTAGCAATTGTTTTGCATAGTGCAATACTACAGCAGGAAATCTTGTGAAGTTGATCATTTGAGTAAGGGAACACAAGGACAAAGGTTCTGAGCCTAGTACACTATGTATACCTATGTTTCTGTATACAAATGTGAATATTAGAGCATCAAACCTAAGTCTAGTGTTGGTATTGTACTTCCTTACAAAGTAATAGTATAGTTCAGCAAAACAAGTAccataaatcattaatttattataatcttttagataaaactattttgaccgctaaagattttaaataataatgacttGGCTGTAGGCCACCTGGGATTGACCCAAGGCTAATTGAAAACCATGTTTATATACTAAGTAACCTTGTTTAATTGTGGTGAGATCAACCAACCTCTAAGAATTGATTGATAAACATCTCCATTGCGCGCACCCTGGCGTAGTACCCTCGATTGATTTCGGGCGCTTTCCTGTCCACATGTTTTACGAAATACTTTATATAGTCATCCTTCCAGTAGCCCAATTCTACCGCACATCGCTTGCATTCAGTGGCATCGGTGTTGGTGCCGATGATGGCCTCATCTTCAGCGGTCCATGATATAATATTATCCATACTGTCctgttaaaatgtatttatagcAGCATAACGGTCtgttgttttaattaacagcacaaacaaaagtaatctttatttttatttcttgatttGAAGttctttcaatcttttctttttcctgCAGTCTTCtctatgaaaatgaaaattgacaATGACACCCAAATGACTATTGGACACTGACATTtacaatactttttttaatatattagtaaTTCTTGCCTCATAGAGGTTATGCCGCTTTTAGATATTAACACTGTCTTAGTCTTAAAACGTTGAGAAGGGATCATTTCTATCCAAATAGATAGAATGAGAGTATACGAAAGGCATTTGCCTTAGCAAACTTCAAGCTTTATGAATAGAACCTTTGAACATCGATGCATCAGTGCTTGGTCAGTGTCATCTTTGAGTAATGTCAGTGTCACTAACTGCCAGACAAAACAACATCGAGATCAGCAGAAATGTTttggaaattttaataaatcatcattttagtacaatttatttattacctacgTATTTAGTGCATTTATCTCAAAGTTAAAGTAACAGTATTAAGTTTCAGTCCTGAACCTCAAAGAAAAAGCATAATTACACTGGATAATAATGGGCGATGAAGATTATAACTCCTTACCAGTTATTTTAGTGAGTGCTAAAGATCATACTGCTGCCTCATTTATCATTTCTGGTGAGAATATTTTAGTGTTTAAATGTCCTTTTTATACAATACGGTGATCTCTACTGCTGTGGTAGGAATGAGTTGGTTAGTAGTAAACCTGTGTAATGAAAATGAGATCATATAAGTCTTCATGATAACATTCCAGCCCAAGCAGATGTTCTCAGATTTTTGTCCCATAGAAATAGAACCTATATAAAAAGGGTTGACATAAGTTGTACTGATTGGTTTCCCCTCTTGGTAAGTTGTAACCGGAGCGTCGGTGGTTGAATCGTAGCTGCCTGTTCAAAATACGGTTGCGCATGAAGGCactggttcaaatcccaccgttgccatgtaccaatgactattttcgaagttatgtacattagtttgataactaaccgATGTTCTCATGGTGAGGGAACACAttgtgaggaaatctgcacattcaggtaactgggtgtgtaaccatatgatccaatacaggttaggtttctctgcaaaggttatggaggtcagataggagttgcttcttg harbors:
- the LOC106133339 gene encoding integrator complex subunit 9; translated protein: MKLYNLSNDAAKPCFVLSFKELLIMLDCGLSAHSVLNFLPLPPVPSTRLASLPNYTPPHLNDPLLEGELKECCGRVFVDSIPEFCPPLDKVVDFSQLDVILISNYTCMMALPFITEDTGFKGQVYATEPTLQIGRFYLEELASWVSAGGGAGARRWKELLHVLPAPLALAARPRAWRRLFARGSVARALARVRVVGYDERVDVYGALDATAVSSGFCLGSANWVLRSAHEKVAYVSGSSTLTTHPRPINQAALKGADLLILAALTQTPAHNPDHMLGDLCVHCTVTLRAGGCVLCPVYPSGVLYDLLECLSGHLDGAGLAHVPLYVVSPVADSSLAYSNILAEWVSAGKQARVYLPEEPFPHAALARAGRLKHARELHDDAFSADFRQPCVVFCGHPSLRFGAAVHLVELWASNPAHAIIFTEPDFPYTEALAPFQPLSMKAFHCPIDTSLNYSQANKLVRELRPRALALPEQYAPAPPGVARPALSVDVPTVVLRRGAARSVGPRRRAALGTLAAALAARAAPADVRPGLRLAPLAAALCNRDNRLELQPPPHSTPPTLHWGALDVDALVRALAREGITEVRVERGGAGAGAGGAAGAEGGAGAGGADACIVHLPRHDTLVHVERHATHVFCEGRGDVRQALRRAITACLQHV
- the LOC106133381 gene encoding leucine carboxyl methyltransferase 1, with the protein product MDNIISWTAEDEAIIGTNTDATECKRCAVELGYWKDDYIKYFVKHVDRKAPEINRGYYARVRAMEMFINQFLERCGTKCQIINLGCGFDTLFWRLKDTTQAVGNFIELDFPAVTAKKSHIIKRNKQLMQKIANEDSEVVIHEGDLHSDGYHLVGCDLRCLGEVRRKLAAASCSRDAPTLLLAECVLVYLRPDAADALLRHFAAEFPRCALVVYEQCNLGDKFGEVMVRNLSARGCSLAGWRGCGPPAATAARLRALGFAAARSWDMQAVWRALPEDDRARAEALEMLDERELLLQLNTHYALSVATCGDIFADIDLNA